From Oncorhynchus tshawytscha isolate Ot180627B linkage group LG27, Otsh_v2.0, whole genome shotgun sequence, a single genomic window includes:
- the qtrt1 gene encoding queuine tRNA-ribosyltransferase catalytic subunit 1: MAAPITRGAATSSLETGMVVKKAVSIVAPLALRIIAECPVTKARACDLKLPHCTVSTPVFMPVGTQGTMKGITVDQLDDLGCQICLGNTYHLGMRPGPELIEKANGLHGFMNWKRNLLTDSGGFQMVSLVELSEVTEEGVKFKSPYDGKEILLSPEQSIAIQNSLGSDIMMQLDDVVSSTVTGPRVEEATWRSIRWLDRCIAANKNPDRQNLFAIIQGGLNAELRKACLDEMTKRDVPGFAIGGLSGGEEKDDFWRMVTLSTDHLPREKPRYLMGVGYAVDLVVCVALGCDMFDCVFPTRTARFGSALVPWGSLTITKKQFAKDLQAIDPDCQCPTCRRHSRAYLHALFKSDTAAMHHITIHNISYQLTLMRSMRQSIIDGLFPDFVRTFMKRMFPSPEQYPGWAVDALGTVNITLN, from the exons ATGGCTGCGCCCATAACCAGAGGAGCTGCAACGAGCAGCCTTGAAACAGGCATGGTTGTCAAGAAAGCCGTTTCCATCGTTGCTCCTCTTGCTCTCCGAATCATCGCCGAATGTCCAGTGACCAAAGCGAGGGCTTGTGATCTCAAACTCCCTCATTGTACGGTCAGCACCCCAGTGTTCATGCCTGTTGGTACACAAGGCACGATGAAGGGAATCACTGTGGACCAACTCGATGATCTGGGATGTCAGATTTGTCTTGGCAACACATACCACTTGGGTATGAGGCCG GGTCCTGAGCTGATTGAGAAAGCAAATGGCCTGCATGGCTTCATGAACTGGAAAAGAAACCTTTTGACT GACAGTGGGGGCTTTCAGATGGTGTCTCTTGTTGAACTATCTGAGGTTACTGAGGAGGGGGTCAAGTTCAAATCTCCTTACGATGGGAAGGAGATCCTTCTGAGTCCTGAGCAGTCAATCGCCATACAGAACAGTCTGG GGTCAGACATCATGATGCAGTTGGATGACGTGGTCAGCAGTACAGTGACTGGGCCACGGGTGGAGGAGGCTACGTGGAGATCGATTCGCTGGCTGGACCGCTGCATTGCAGCCAATAAGAATCCAGATAGACAGAACCTGTTTGCCATCATCCAGGGGGGCCTGAACGCAGAGCTGCGCAAAGCCTGTCTAGACG AAATGACAAAACGGGATGTTCCTGGCTTTGCTATTGGTGGGCTGAGCGGAGGTGAGGAGAAGGATGATTTCTGGAGGATGGTGACACTCAGCACAGACCACCTGCCTCGGGAGAAGCCTCGCTACCTCATGGGGGTTGG TTATGCAGTAGACCTGGTGGTGTGTGTTGCTCTGGGTTGTGACATGTTTGACTGTGTCTTCCCAACACGCACTGCA AGGTTTGGCTCAGCCCTGGTCCCGTGGGGATCTCTGACGATTACCAAGAAGCAGTTTGCCAAGGACCTACAGGCAATAGACCCAGACTGCCAGTGTCCCACCTGCAGGAG GCACAGTCGGGCCTATCTGCATGCTCTTTTCAAGAGTGACACCGCAGCCATGCATCACATTACCATCCACAACATCTCCTACCAG CTCACTCTGATGCGGTCGATGAGACAGAGCATCATAGATGGTCTTTTCCCAGACTTTGTGAGGACATTCATGAAGAGAATGTTCCCCTCTCCTGAACAGTATCCAGGCTGGGCGGTGGATGCTCTAGGAACAGTCAACATCACATTGAATTAA